A single genomic interval of Panulirus ornatus isolate Po-2019 chromosome 37, ASM3632096v1, whole genome shotgun sequence harbors:
- the LOC139760548 gene encoding uncharacterized protein, which produces MRISYLTVGAWVCVLASHVGVDASPCCHGVGTLAVGALAFTGGVLAAKHHYKYHHGGGCYSCGCGGCGGSCGWCGGGYYGRRRRRSVASFLEDARIQETYKTIAQDDKDQCGLRLVCELAQSDPRALGEDEIQILLPYRGAGKSDGTNYGNYDEAAWHGQEGHSCSDNYPLCAFTAIQVMDEYRKYVSNNRTV; this is translated from the exons ATGAGGATCTCTTACCTGACTGTGGGCGCGTGGGTGTGCGTCCTGGCGTCTCATGTGGGCGTGGACGCTTCGCCGTGTTGTCACGGGGTGGGCACCTTGGCTGTGGGCGCCCTTGCCTTCACTGGG GGAGTCCTGGCAGCCAAGCACCACTACAAGTACCACCACGGCGGAGGCTGCTACTCCTGCGGCTGCGGGGGCTGTGGGGGTTCGTGTGGCTGGTGCGGTGGCGGTTACTACGGTAGAAGGCGCCGCAGGAGTGTTGCATCCTTCCTAGAGGACGCCAGGATTCAGGAAACCTACAAGACG ATCGCGCAAGATGACAAGGACCAGTGCGGGCTGCGGCTGGTGTGTGAATTGGCGCAATCGGACCCTAGAGCTCTGGGTGAAGATGAAATCCAAATTCTCCTCCCCTATCG CGGTGCTGGGAAGAGCGACGGCACCAACTACGGTAACTACGACGAGGCAGCGTGGCACGGCCAGGAGGGACACAGCTGCTCTGACAACTACCCGCTCTGTGCCTTCACCGCCATCCAGGTCATGGACGAGTACCGCAAATACGTCAGCAATAACAGAACAGTTTAA
- the LOC139760693 gene encoding uncharacterized protein — protein sequence MWDYVWVVYKKLQSPLLQFDSGVLKGKDIFKWRLRNPRMRIEAALCAVLLLVVEVVVAEPCCGRHHHHRGGGALVAGGLGFVGGFVAGRFSGRHHGGCCGRKRRDIHTFLQDPKIIETYKEIAEEDKDQCGKRLVCELAQREFEELVDDEEQILQPYRGDGISDGTIYGDYDEAAWHGQEGHSCAGNYPLCAFTATQVMGEYRKYSADNQVHS from the exons ATGTGGGATTATGTCTGGGTTGTATATAAGAAGCTTCAGTCACCACTGCTTCAGTTCGACTCTGGAGTCCTGAAAGGTAAGGATATCTTCAAGTGGAGGTTGAGAAATCCCAGG ATGCGTATCGAGGCGGCACTGTGTgcggtgttgctgctggtggtagaggtagtggtggcgGAGCCCTGCTgtggccgtcaccaccaccaccgcggcgGCGGAGCCTTGGTAGCCGGTGGTCTAGGGTTCGTTGGA GGTTTCGTAGCGGGGCGCTTTAGCGGACGCCACCATGGAGGATGCTGTGGAAGGAAGCGCAGGGACATTCACACATTCCTGCAGGATCCCAAGATAATCGAGACCTACAAGGAG ATCGCGGAGGAAGACAAGGATCAGTGCGGCAAGCGGCTGGTGTGTGAGCTGGCCCAGAGAGAGTTTGAGGAGCTGGTTGACGACGAGGAACAGATCCTGCAGCCTTATCG CGGTGACGGAATATCCGATGGCACTATCTACGGGGACTACGACGAGGCAGCGTGGCACGGCCAGGAGGGACACAGCTGCGCTGGCAACTACCCGCTCTGTGCCTTCACCGCCACCCAGGTCATGGGCGAGTACCGCAAGTACTCAGCTGATAACCAAGTGCATAGCTAA
- the LOC139760692 gene encoding uncharacterized protein, translating to MRMAQVCLTSHHCSNRVRELGRCESEDLDPSYSRVLIKETPERRHTQYRRTHSDKMYLGMLVTTVIATVLLQGTTAQPCCGQHHNHHHGAGAAIAGALVVAGAHAARHHNHHNHGGGGCYNCGCGGCGSSCGWCGGGYGRRKRRSLEGFLNDTKTHETYSKIAAEDKDQCGLRLVCELAQKDPRNLAEDEIQILTPYRGAGESDGTNYGDYDEAAWHGQEGHSCADNYPLCAFTATQVMDEYRKYSQEHPDDGEE from the exons ATGAGGATG GCGCAAGTGTGTttaacaagccatcactgctccaacAGAGTACGGGAACTTGGGCGGTGCGAATCAGAGGATCTTGACCCCAGCTATTCAAGGGTTCTTATAAAAGAAACTCCAGAGCGTCGACATACCCAATACCGTCGGACACACTCGGACAAG ATGTATCTTGGTATGCTCGTGACAACGGTGATCGCGACGGTGCTGCTGCAGGGCACAACGGCTCAGCCTTGCTGTGGAcagcaccacaaccatcatcacggGGCGGGAGCCGCGATCGCCGGAGCTCTGGTGGTCGCTGGG GCCCATGCTGCCaggcaccacaaccatcacaatcaTGGAGGCGGAGGTTGTTACAACTGTGGCTGTGGAGGCTGCGGTAGTTCCTGCGGCTGGTGCGGCGGTGGCTACGGTCGCAGGAAGAGAAGGAGCCTTGAAGGGTTCCTAAATGACACCAAGACACACGAAACCTACAGCAAA ATCGCAGCAGAGGACAAGGACCAGTGTGGGCTGCGGCTGGTGTGTGAGCTGGCTCAGAAGGACCCGCGAAACCTGGCTGAGGACGAGATCCAAATTCTCACTCCATACCG CGGTGCTGGGGAGAGCGACGGCACCAACTACGGTGACTACGACGAGGCAGCGTGGCACGGCCAGGAGGGACACAGCTGCGCTGACAACTACCCACTCTGTGCCTTCACCGCCACCCAGGTCATGGACGAGTACCGCAAGTACTCACAGGAACACCCTGACGACGGTGAAGAGTAG
- the LOC139760715 gene encoding uncharacterized protein translates to MHCVGLVVALVMVAVVPLTEAVPCCGRPQYDSGSVAGSLAVAGSFAGSHSHGRPAWGYGCSIHHGGCHSVRRRRSLEDFLKDTKIQEIYTQIAAEDKDQCGLRLVCELAQKDLQDLAEDESQILNPYSGAGKSDGTHYGNYDEAVWYGKEGHSCATHYQRCAYTSDQVMDAYRKYSKDNPTDNDK, encoded by the exons ATGCACTGTGTTGGACTCGTCGTGGCgctagtgatggtggcggtggtgccgCTCACCGAGGCCGTTCCCTGCTGTGGCCGCCCCCAGTATGACTCGGGCTCAGTTGCCGGGTCCTTGGCAGTCGCAGGA AGCTTCGCTGGTAGTCACAGCCACGGACGCCCTGCTTGGGGATACGGATGTTCCATACATCATGGAGGCTGCCACAGCGTCAGACGACGCAGGAGTCTCGAGGATTTCCTGAAGGATACCAAGATACAAGAGATCTACACTCAA ATCGCAGCGGAGGACAAGGACCAGTGCGGGCTGCGGCTGGTGTGTGAGCTGGCCCAGAAGGACCTCCAGGACCTGGCcgaagacgagagtcagattcTCAATCCATACAG CGGTGCCGGTAAGAGTGATGGCACCCACTATGGCAACTACGACGAGGCAGTGTGGTACGGCAAGGAGGGACATAGCTGCGCCACACACTACCAACGCTGTGCCTACACCTCCGACCAGGTCATGGACGCTTACCGCAAGTACTCAAAGGACAATCCCACAGACAATGACAAGTAG